CAGAAAGGTTTAGTAACATGCTTTGTAGGGGTTTTATTTCTAAGCACTTTGCTCCTTTCCAGTGCAGATGTACATCACTATGAATTCTTCGTGAGTACCCTTTCTTTCATGTCATAGTTGTTTCGTATGGATAATCTTAAACCTCATATTCAACCTACGTAATTTACTGATCTGATCAtaaattactttttccttctctgTTTTAAACCCAAAACTTTCAGGTCTGATACAACATCTTTGCTTTAACTACTACAGAGTAATGGTAGAAATGTCTCCTTAAAACATGGCTAAGTGCCTGAGATTGAACACTAATAATGGCAGTGGCTTTTTTTCCTTTACAGTTTAATATTAGTGTTGAGATTTGACTGCAGGTGCGAGAGTCAAACTTTACGAAGCTGTGCAACACAACGACATTGCTGGTCGTAAACGACAGCTATCCAGGGCCTGAGATTCGGGTTCACAGATGTGATACTGTCTTCGTTAATGTCCACAATCAAGGAAACTACGGCTTCACCATTCACTGGTAACTATAACCTTTCTTTCATTCTTCCAATCGTAATTTCCCAAAGAATTGAAATCAAAAGTGATTAAATCAAACTAAACATGTTGCAGGCACGGTGTGAAACAACGGAGGAATCCATGGTCCGATGGTCCCGAGTTCATAACGCAGTGCCCCATCCAACCAGGGACCAACTTCACCTATGAAATCGTACTATCGGATGAAATAGGAACACTGTGGTGGCACGCACACAGTGACTGGACTCGTGGTTCCGTCCATGGAGCATTCATCATTTTGCCGGCAGAGAATGAAACTTACCCGTTCCCCACGCCAGACGCCGATCAAACTATCATACTTGGTAAGCATATCTTTTGATTCTTCGGTTGTGTTACTTGTGTATAATTATAGCATcttaatttgattttttgaatGGATTTACAGAATCATGGTACGATGGGGACTACAAGCAAATTATTGATGACGCACTTGCCGCCGGTGTCTCTCCTCGCCAACCAAGTGCTTATGCTATCAGTGGACACGTCGGAGACACATATGGATGCCCCAATGGTATGTTCTAGCATTACCGAAACCGGATTGAGTTTGTCGGCCTTTGGATCCCTTATACTAAGAGCCTATAGTTGGTTGTTGCAGATACAATATTCCGTATGCAAGTTGATTCTGAGAAGATATACCTTCTCCGAATAATTAACGCTGCAATGAACGAACATTTTTTCTTCACCATCGCGAACCACACCCTCACAGTCGTCGCACAAGATGCCTCCTATGTTCGAAGGTTTACGAGGGACTATATATTGATAAGCCCTGGCCAAACCATGGATGTTTTGGTCTCTGCCAATCGAAACGTTGGCCAATATTACATGGCTATTAGGCCTTTCTCTGATTCCTCTGCTGCACCTGTTGACAACATCACTACTGGCATTTTTGAATATACAAACAGTGAGGGTGGATTGAATGCTTCCTTGATAACGTTGCCCGTGATGACCGCTACAGATGCTATGATTAACTTCCTTAACCAAATTCGGAACACGAATGTCTCCCAGAATCCGGGGATGAATGTGCCGGCAGATAAGGATATTAAAACACGAGCATTCATTGCAATCGCGGTAAACAACTTGCCTTGCAACACCTGTGTTCTAGGCAGCAGAATTGTTGCAAGTTTGAACAATGTGAGCTTTGTTTCCCCACGTATTGACATTCTCCAAGCATACTACAAcaggtatattatatatatatccatgGTTATAACAATTCTTAAATCATGATTCACTACTGTAGCTGCCTAATTGTTAAAAGTTTTGGTAAAATTGCAGGAACATGAGTGGTGTTTTCACAGAAGATTTTCCATTGAATCCCCCAGTATTCTATAATTTCACTGGAGACTTGACTAATTTCAATACCCCTATTGAGGAAGGGACGAGGGTTATAGTGGTAAATTATGGGGAAGGAGTTGAGATGGTGCTGCAAGCAACCCAGATGGGGGCTGGTGGAAGTCACCCAATGCATTTGCACGGTTTCAGCTTCTATTGGGTGGGAACAGGTTTCGGAAATTTCAACAATGAGACAGACCCAAGCACTTATAATCTGGTTGATCCACCACTCATTAACACTGTCCATGTTCCTGGTAGAAGATGGGTTGCCATCAGATTTTTTGCTACCAATCCCGGTAAGTTTTTCAATTAGAAAATTGTTTAAATAAAGAGAAGCTCATCTTTCTACGACCAAAGTTTTAACTAATTACAATATTTTCAGGAGTATGGTTTATGCATTGCCATTTGGACAGGCATAGTAGCTGGGGAATGGACACTGTTCTCATCGTCAGGAACGGTAGAACCAAGGAAACAAGCATGCGCCCACCGCCATCTACCATGCCTCGTTGTCCTGGAACCTAGAACTACTACAAGCATAGAATtagcacatacatacatacatacatacaagtAGTTTCTAGATTTACATttttaataagaataaaattcCTGTGCCCTTTATGCCTACTAATTTCAGATAAATTAATCTCTACAATAGTCTATTAAAACACACCTTGAATGATAGCAAATCAagcaaaaagaataaaagaagggAAGGCGTAGACTTCATCCAATTTTCCTtttgtcgaaatcatttttttaaaaatgggaaTTGACTTTGTTTGAAAGCGAAGATtaaaacgagagtcgccaccgattTTTATTAGATGTGATCGGATCacttttgttttaataaaacattttagtttactaaaaccgCATTTTTGATCTACAAAAACTCGAGagaataggttcgggagtcagttacgtacgaggaaggattagcaccctcaacacgcccaaaaattggtaccaaatttgattagttagtgtcttaatgtcgaaagttgaaaatcgagaacgaatttaaaatacgatccgtTTTTATTAACGTTGATTTTAAAAatgcttgaattagctcaaaacGATTGTTAAAGATTTCCTCGTCTCGAGATATCAGGGTATCACatcctgtaagttaggacacaataccatgaactcCCGAGCGTaagtttatctttaatttaaattggaattccgtgtattttaaaactcaaaaggatatttggctatttagaatcaacgagagaaccgaaaccccgtaagttagggcacaattcctcgatgTTCCGAaacgcgaaacattgccttattttaaaattttcgtttTTGAATAGTAGCGAATATGATATTTAAACGACGTACGTTATTTGTTTAGATTAAGATAAAACGATTTATTAGATGAATGTAAAGAAGCTTGATTCATGGGGCGATGAtatgaaataaaagtatagtGCAATATGGAACGATGATACATGCATAAATTATTCCACAAGCAAATGGCAATAACATGAACACAAGTAAGCGAATTAACGTACATGCAATGGCAATAATctcataatattcaaataataacatcGATAAATAGAAGCCaatgaattaaatgataaaaaaggtaaaaaacaaattaaaataaataaaatgtaaacaaattttagaatgatgataaatgaatttaaaataaataatgttaaaaagaattttaaaatctataatacacaaagaaaaaaacatatgaataattttaaaatatataatatgtatatgtaaaaatgtaaaataagtaatgtgtaaataataataaaaagcatTTGGAATGAGTAGAAAGGGTTTTAAATgaagtatataaaataattttaaaataagtaatatatataagacaatttaaagataataaataagaatttaaaataaaagggaGATTTAAAGAAATAATGCTCAAAACAGtttttaataatatgtataaaaataatttgaaataaactaCATAGATGATGTGTGAAAAGagtcaaaatatataatatatacaaaatagtttagaatatataatgtataaaaacaatttaaaataaatgtttatacaatttcaaataaGCAGTATATTAAAACAAGTTAGAGTAAATAATGTACATGAATAATCTAATCATAAACaacatgtaaaatatttaaaacaacacataataaaatattttaaaataaataaataagtgaattaaAAAGACTTAGGACGTGATTGATAATGAACTATAATTAAGGGTACAAATTTGAAATAGCAAAGATGAAATGAAGGGGCAATTTGCAACAAAACAAAAACGTGAAGGGGCTAAAAAGTAAAAGCCCCAGAGCCCTCTGTGCGCTGCGTTCTTTTGGGACCAAAATGAACTGCAACAGAAACTATATGGAtactttaaaaaacataaaagtaaGGACTGGACTTAATTAAAGGACGCGAAAACGCGGAGGGACCACAACAGAAAATATCCCATTTGGGATataaacacgcggatcccctcaTTAATCGGGTCGGGTCGCGGGTTCTCCcctctaaacgacgccgttttgaggcTCATGGGGGGAGTGCAAAATGGTAGTGTTTTgcatgtaatacccctaacccacaTTCGTTTCCAGAACGAGGTTATAAGATGTTACCGTAGTTTATAGAATAattacacataattccactatttgctcatattccagtCAAGCTGTCTTCTCGAgtcatattcactaaattatttatatctttagctacaagactccaaattaagtttcgctaattttccctgaaactagacttatataacttcttaccataaaaaattcagaatttttggtttagccaataagtacagtttattcttcaaagtcacccctgtttctcTATCAGACAGTTCCGACCGCTCTTCACTAAAGATTAATTATTTCCTCATACGAAATTTTgataatgttctcgtttgtttcttttgaaaatagacttattgaggattttaaaaatataactttaagcccATAATTACTTTTCTTCAGTTTattatgattttctaaagtcagaacaggggaacccaaaatcattctgacattgtcccacaaaaattcaaatatatcataatatgaaattctttttattacaccatttcttctatgtaaaactagacttgatagctttaatttcatattttattcaacctttaagtcgatttccacaatttttggtgatttttcaaatttggactattgctgctgtccaaaactgttttagtgaaaaatgttgataactatGTTTATAACACCTTCACTTCCTTTTAAttaaaccctatacatgtcatataaaccttaagatgcataataaaatttaccgaagttatctggatagtgtgccctgatgtgttgatccgatccaccgatttcacgtcaatctacaaagaacatttaACACACAAgagtaagcttatgaaagcttagtaagctcataggcatagaaAAATAAATCTTACTAAACACTGCACATAatcatataatatttaattttactaaatCCTCCTCTAAAtcacaaaatcattaataaactcACTTGATTGATTTCAATGTCACTATTCACCAGTTCTTGATCGTttgggcccatttctcatttacttttatagtcaaattagggaacgattatgaaattgagtacttcgttatCACAATGtcatagtaaaactatggtcttgcacatagtcacatattacacaccgaagccatagcccagccatggtcttacacggatcacatatcacactgatgccatatcccagatatggtcttatacagtagcacatatcacaccgatgccatatcccagatatggtcttatacggaagcacataatcacatatctccgatgccatagcccagctatggtcttatacagaaatcacatatcacatgttgccatggtccaaccatggtattTTCCATCAATTCATTTTAGCCACTAAACGAAAGTACTCAAATCCGTTGTTCCacttaatttgtacttttattcaaatatcattttacaactatcacagtttaatgacattcatatgcaataatatactatatcattcatgaaattttcatatcaaaacattaaattcaaccatatgaacttacctgggaaAATTCGCAAAAGTCAtacaagttcagggactaataggctattttctcttttccacgatTCACTTCGGGTTCTTCTTATATgccaaaatatgaaaaaccagcaacttccagacctcccatggcgtttttgctgaagaaaaatgatgatatctctagatttttcaattttgtctttattttatatgtttaatttgcaaaatttccaattttgcccttgcTTCTCCCtgtcttttttgctgattttcttgcccaaaccgtccagcccatataatttgggtctaattgccttttaaatccctccttattagtcacttaagctatttaatcactataccaaattttgcactattttcaatttagtcgtttttaattaattgactaaccgaacgttaaaattttctaacgaaactctaatactaacttaataacactccataaatatttataaaaatatttatggctcggtttatgaatctgaggtctcgatacctcattttcaacccgacttacctaattaattcttttaaatcataaaattcactaattaaaaaaatacttctataatcacacttgactcataggtattaatttattaaattttcaaacttacttgtcgaatttagtgatccccaaatcactattttcgacaccactgaaaattgggttgttacattgcATGGCTATTAAagcaaaatttttttactttctcttcattTCAAccccatttcttttaaaaaaacagAGAGCCCTTTGCTCTATCTCCCTCTCCCTTTCTCCCCATTCGACTAGGGTAATATACCCATCATCGCCTCTTCGCCGGACCGCTGCGCTCCACCGTGGGTGGTAGTCGGGGTCACTCAAAAAAGGGATTTTGACCCTTATTTCTTGTATTTTGAGGGGGCCAAACTCATTCAACCCATCAGCCAAAGGACAAGGGTCGATTCAAGTAAGTCCTCCcctctttttatttcaaaatagatcgatataaaaaaaatcaataagaagaaacaagaaaatgAAACGAAACTAAAAAAACAACCTTTTGAAACTTCTGTTCTGTTCTTGTATTTTCAGTGtgtgtaaaaaaaatagaataatcgGGCTCCTATAGCCGATTAAGGTGACTatctatttttacatttttgtcgttttttgcttgatttttctcCTGTCCATGTATTACTCTCTCTGTCTTCATATTTACTCCTTGTTGCAGGTGTCAGAGAGGCGTGGGACGCGTGGATAGGGCGTTCGAGGAGTGCGATGAAGAGGCGTGCGTGGTGGTAGCAAATAGTGAGGTATGCGGCAACAGagattgtaatgacccaaattttacggttatgggaaaagtgaattttcgggtctccgtttctgaaaaatagatttgtaaatatttattaaaaatatttacgaagacaattgagtggttaattagactttaattaagtaaatttagcttaattaagagtaattagtagaaaggatcaaattgaataaagtgtaaaagtttaattataaattaaagaaaatttgaatggACCAAATAGGCAAATATACCAAGTCCCATAAATGAGGCTGCAAATGTGGATaaaattcttagatttttttcatgaatgtattatttaataagactatattattattttattacattgtaatttatattaatgatattataatattattttaacaattgtatggtaattatgaatacatatgtaataaattaaatacatacacttgtaatacaactaaataattacttaaaatataagaaattgttattatattatattatataaataagtaaagaaacaaaagaaacagaaagaaattgaaacgaaacagagaagaaacatgggagaaagaaagaaagaaaaagaaaaagaaaaagaaaaatttgggGTTTCAAGGTTTAACGTTAATTTgtcaatgtggtaccggaaatctcggctaagaaaggagaagacaaagtcaacgggagttagctcgaaaactacggtttgtatttctataatccgaacttaatatttaattattgaatttattatttattatgtatggtaGGTGCATTGATTagattatttgaaataaaatgaatgttgtttgaaattgaagggtgaatttaattaataattgttgtattttaattgaatgttatggtaaataattaaagtatgaattattggtattgtgtttttattgaaataatttaatttgaaaatatggtgaaataattatgaacatgtgtttattgtggaatttaattatatgaaaataaaaagtgaattgaattgtattaaattatgaattaatgtgaataattgagatatatatatattgaattgaatgaaaatgtatgagattgtgaaaatgtgtgaatatatgtaattattggaATGGTATATTAAGGAAAGaattattgaattgagaaagtgaattatAATTGATACTGAACTAAGATAGAAATTATACTGAAAAGTGagttaaataccctattaactagtcgggctagtcggatatagttggcatgccataggatataaaagagtacgggtttttgccggcttactgatcagacacttatgtgccgactactgttactgttaccgttactgttacctATTCGACACTTtatgtgtcgaatactgttactgttactgttatcgATTcaaatactgttactgttactgttatcgATTcaacactttgtgtgttgaatactgttactgttattgttACTGTTCTGGATTTGTtctgatgaggtactctgtgtaccgtattgctactgttactgtttcggcttcggtcgatgaggcactatgtgccgtactagtgtgttggttggatccgtgtatccgtttgagtccgagtcatgttaatagaggaaataaaggtataaaataactgattattactgaataattgactgttaccgaataattgactgttactggataatagactgttactgaataactgaatattactgaataattgatcattactgaataactgattgtcactgaataagtgactgttactgaataacttaattgctactgaatatctgattttactaaataattgactgttattggataaccgatcaattgatcgatactgaataactggttattattgaataattgattgttaccgaataagtgattgttactgaataaataattgttctgattgttaatgaacattactgattgattaattgctattgaaattaataaatgatttgaaatttaaagtagaccaaaacaatggttggaaagtgaatgtttgaatactcattgagtttgaatagttcaatatatataaattaataagttttataattgtttaagtgttcggattatagaactaccactgagtgtatactcagcgtatggtttgtttccgtgcgcaggttaagttaaggctagactgttgaatcagcatcccaggccgatcccgaattcaataaggtaaagtatgttgagtattgataatggcatgtacctaggatgtttaatgagagtcatttaggttgtaaaaatattgatgaaataagtaaattatggttggcaactgtatatagtatgaattttaaaatttattaaaaattcgtagtgattctaaattagtttcaaattgaatttactgttcgtATTGGATCGCGAGGGCTCATTAatgggacgacatcttaaaactaggatgagtgtgaatatttattttaattaatgaccggaattggactgtactgactgatAATGTCTCAtaatcctattccggcgacggtatAAGATTAGGGGACGTTACAGAGGTGGCTAGGTTGCTGCTGTTTTCTTTGTAATGGGCTAACTTGGGCTTTACGGTTTTATTGTTTGGGTCATTTGGGTTTGGCTTTAATTTGGGCCATGTATTGGACTGTAATAATTGGAactttattattgtttatttgggtttttattttttgttgatttGCCTAGGCCAGAATTGGCTATTACACCTTTGATTTGTTCTTCTTGTTTACAAAAATATCAAACattaaaagaataaagataatttctttattttcagatAATAAGTGTAGTACTATGAATTCtagtctttgtttttttttaatacaatacttAAAACTGCTCATAATCCCTTCTCAATCTTTAAATAAGAggatatatatttttagttttaaatgatTAGTTGGATACAACAGGAGCACTAAAAGGGCAGAGGATTTTTCACTTTTCTAATAATAAAATTCCTCTCACCCTTCTTCGTGTCTCGTTACCTTGCTCACTAAcagaaataaattgtttttaatctaaaaaatttgaattaaatagaaataaatcttaaaactatatataaattttggtttaaaatgtaaattatataaaaattttaatttttttgtaattttatacataaaatattaatttaattcaattcttacaaaattattttatgtttatatattacataaataataattaaatcaattataaaaataaattaatatacttattttttaaaatatgtatgattaaattaaaattttatatattttttaaatttaatataattggtGAGTCAATAAcgatacataaaatattatatattgtgGTTAATAGTCATATATAGAATAGACGTCATTGGTTTTGTTTATTGAAGGATAGTAAAGGTGAGGACAAATGGGCATCCGACGTGGTCTTCCCATCTCTTTTAAACTTTATCACCAATTATTACTTTATATTgcatttttaattttctaatataaattaataCCACGTTTAATACAACAGTAATCTACtttctatgttttatatataacacatataatttaatttaattattcatctctatacattttttttaatttggttttttattATCGACGTggcattatttttattttatatgttagattacatataatttaagaaatcatGACCAAATaatgtaatttcaaaatatataaagaaaactcttctaaataaaattttaaaaaaattcgataAAAGAATCTAAAGGTTATAAAAacactaagggtgggtttggatgggcgattgggtcatgtgtggtgcgtttagcttactttttatctcatgCTACAATATCGCTACAATATTTAATCTCACCGCTaccactgtttttacactaaccgcagataAACATActgtccatccaaactcaccctaaataatttttaataattcaaaaagaAGTCAATTTCAACTTTGTTTTATTCTTCTTACagtgaatacatatatataaacctCTTAACCTTTTCATCTTACTTTTCGCAATCGCTTTGGTATATTTGGGAAGTTTTGTTGTGATAAGTACTAATAAAtcttaattgtataatttaaactatttattcttaatttaataattatttaaataaacaatCTCATAATTAGTTGGTTGTGAGTAGGTAGCACACATATGATTATCTTGTAGATACATTTGTCAAAATTAAGTCATATTTAAATGTTTCACATGATGGATGAAATAGACtcatatcaaattcataaatGCAAGATGTTCATTCAGGGCTGACtccctaaaataaattttttttcaattaagccctttaaaatttttaaaattttaaattagtaaagataaatttacactttgccccctaaaaatgataaaaatataatttaatcttttaaaaattataaagatataggctattaaaatggtgaaattacattttttaattataaaaattacaatttaatttcaaccccctaaaataattttttagctttttaataatctaacaaatttttaataatctaattttttttctgaaCAAATAACATATGAGAATTCCTTAAATTAAAGATCCTTCTAACTCATTTATAAATGTTCATGtgaattatcaatattttttcgCTTCACTATTGATCAGAATGTCAAGAAATTGATACATTCAAAttagtaaacttttggtttactaTTGTATATGATTTAATGATGTCAATATACCGGTAGTGCACATTGGAGATAAATAGGTGAGCTTTTTAATACAAATGTATTACGTGATGGAATATAGATATATTCAACACATCTTACATTtatagtctcaatatgatatttattataataGATATCTTTTAGAACTTTTCTTTAAATTTGTCTAGAGCATTATGcactatatatataataaaaattatattcttcTAAACCTTTCAACTAAATTGATATCATGTCATTATTGATAACTAGGGGCGAAGTCAAAACAATTTTTTAGAGGAGaccaaatgaaattttaattttttttatagcctatatctttataattttcaaaagattaaatcaaatttttataattttagagggtcaaagtacaattttacctttactaatttaaatttttttaaaaaaattaaaggcttaataataattttatattttataggagtcggggcccatgccagcccctcTAAATTTGCCACTGCCAATaacattcaaattttaaaataattatcttaagaaCTGTTAAAAACGATAATGTAACATATAAAAGAAATGCactttttatcatttaaaattcTAATACTTGATTATTTACATCATAAAAGAATTGCATACTATCAAGTATCAACATTGGCATGTGACACAAACTTATTTGCTGAAATACAAACAGAAGCTATGGCATGCAGCAACTTCATTACTAtgattaaatggaaatgagtacaTCTTCTACATGTTTTATCAGATATTAAAACATGCACCATATTAAACGTATGTGAAAACACTAGATTTGGATTTTTGTATT
The sequence above is drawn from the Gossypium hirsutum isolate 1008001.06 chromosome A05, Gossypium_hirsutum_v2.1, whole genome shotgun sequence genome and encodes:
- the LOC107959547 gene encoding laccase-14-like precursor (The RefSeq protein has 4 substitutions compared to this genomic sequence); translated protein: MGLQQGLVTCFVGVLFLSTLLLSSADVHHYELFVRESNFTKLCNTTTLLVVNDSYPGPEIRVHRCDTVFVNVHNQGNYGFTIHWHGVKQRRNPWSDGPEFITQCPIQPGTNFTYEIVLSDEIGTLWWHAHSDWTRGSVHGAFIILPAENETYPFPTPDADQTIILESWYDGDYKQIIDDALAAGVSPRQPSAYAISGHVGDTYGCPNDTIFRMQVDSEKIYLLRIINAAMNEHFFFTIANHTLTVVAQDASYVRRFTRDYILISPGQTMDVLVSANRNVGQYYMAIRPFSDSSAAPVDNITTGIFEYTNSEGGLSASLITLPVMTATDAMINFLNQIRNTNVSQNPGMNVPADKDIKTRAFIAIAVNNLPCNTCVLGSRIVASLNNVSFVSPRIDILQAYYNRNMSGVFTEDSPLNPPVFYNFTGDLTNFNTPIEEGTRVIVVNYGEGVEMVLQATQMGAGGSHPMHLHGFSFYWVGTGFGNFNNETDPSTYNLVDPPLINTVHVPGRRWVAIRFFATNPGVWFMHCHLDRHSSWGMDTVLIVRNGRTKETSMRPPPSTMPRCPGT
- the LOC107959547 gene encoding laccase-14-like isoform X1, translating into MVRESNFTKLCNTTTLLVVNDSYPGPEIRVHRCDTVFVNVHNQGNYGFTIHWHGVKQRRNPWSDGPEFITQCPIQPGTNFTYEIVLSDEIGTLWWHAHSDWTRGSVHGAFIILPAENETYPFPTPDADQTIILESWYDGDYKQIIDDALAAGVSPRQPSAYAISGHVGDTYGCPNDTIFRMQVDSEKIYLLRIINAAMNEHFFFTIANHTLTVVAQDASYVRRFTRDYILISPGQTMDVLVSANRNVGQYYMAIRPFSDSSAAPVDNITTGIFEYTNSEGGLNASLITLPVMTATDAMINFLNQIRNTNVSQNPGMNVPADKDIKTRAFIAIAVNNLPCNTCVLGSRIVASLNNVSFVSPRIDILQAYYNRNMSGVFTEDFPLNPPVFYNFTGDLTNFNTPIEEGTRVIVVNYGEGVEMVLQATQMGAGGSHPMHLHGFSFYWVGTGFGNFNNETDPSTYNLVDPPLINTVHVPGRRWVAIRFFATNPGVWFMHCHLDRHSSWGMDTVLIVRNGRTKETSMRPPPSTMPRCPGT